In Mangrovibacterium diazotrophicum, one genomic interval encodes:
- the purH gene encoding bifunctional phosphoribosylaminoimidazolecarboxamide formyltransferase/IMP cyclohydrolase, whose amino-acid sequence MKDLKKIKSALISVYHKDRLDVIVKKLDELGVKLYSTGGTQSFIESLNVPCTAVEDLTGYPSILGGRVKTLHPKIFGGILNRRDNSGDQEQIAQYEIPEIDLVIVDLYPFEETVASGASEEDIIEKIDIGGIALIRGTAKNFNDVIIVSSRDQYEEFIELLNTKNGESTLEDRKAFARKAFATSSHYDSAIFNYFNGGITDKNRVSLNDGKVLRYGENPHQSATFYKFDNADSKVTLANAEVLQGKELSYNNLLDADAAWKSASDAYHSINHIENKVAVSVIKHLNPCGLAVTDNILKSLDLAWEGDPISAFGSIICFTDTVTAEVAEWFGKKFVEIIIAPAFTPEALEIFAKKKNLRLLVTPVKAETTGEKLYRSISGGILVQDEDEGMDAEFKNVTKIQFDSNKMNLAKFGITACKHLKSNAIAIVTENTDGSFWLTGAGMGQPNRLDSMRQLTMPRFDMKEGIKIEESVVISDAFFPFRDSIEAANEYGVKYIVEPGGSIRDEEVIEACDEFGIAMLFTGRRHFKH is encoded by the coding sequence ATGAAGGATTTAAAAAAGATAAAATCAGCCTTGATCTCGGTTTATCATAAAGATAGACTGGATGTCATTGTAAAAAAATTAGATGAACTGGGTGTTAAACTTTATTCGACCGGCGGAACGCAATCGTTTATCGAAAGTTTGAATGTTCCATGTACTGCAGTTGAAGATTTGACGGGGTATCCGTCGATTCTGGGTGGACGTGTAAAAACCCTTCACCCTAAAATTTTTGGAGGTATCCTGAATCGCCGTGACAACAGCGGTGACCAAGAGCAAATTGCACAGTACGAGATTCCTGAAATCGACCTGGTTATTGTCGATCTTTATCCTTTTGAAGAAACTGTTGCTTCGGGCGCATCCGAAGAAGACATCATCGAAAAAATCGACATCGGTGGTATCGCGTTGATCCGTGGTACAGCGAAAAACTTCAACGATGTGATTATCGTTTCTTCACGCGACCAATACGAAGAATTCATCGAATTACTGAATACCAAAAACGGCGAGAGCACATTGGAAGACCGTAAAGCATTTGCACGCAAAGCATTTGCAACCTCTTCTCATTACGACTCGGCCATTTTCAACTATTTCAACGGTGGTATCACCGACAAAAACCGTGTTAGCCTGAACGACGGGAAAGTATTGCGCTATGGCGAGAACCCTCACCAATCGGCTACTTTCTACAAATTCGACAACGCGGATTCGAAAGTGACTCTGGCAAATGCGGAAGTATTGCAAGGCAAGGAATTGTCGTACAACAACCTGTTGGACGCCGATGCAGCCTGGAAATCAGCTTCGGATGCCTATCACTCGATTAACCACATCGAAAACAAAGTTGCTGTTTCTGTCATCAAGCACTTAAATCCTTGCGGATTGGCAGTTACCGACAACATCCTGAAATCGTTGGATTTGGCATGGGAAGGTGACCCGATCAGCGCTTTTGGTTCGATCATCTGCTTTACTGACACGGTTACTGCGGAAGTTGCAGAGTGGTTCGGTAAGAAATTCGTTGAAATCATCATCGCTCCGGCCTTCACTCCTGAAGCACTGGAAATTTTCGCAAAAAAGAAAAACCTGCGTTTACTGGTAACTCCGGTTAAGGCTGAAACGACCGGTGAAAAACTGTATCGTTCCATCAGCGGAGGTATCTTGGTACAGGACGAAGATGAGGGCATGGATGCAGAATTCAAAAATGTCACAAAAATTCAGTTTGACAGCAATAAAATGAATTTGGCGAAGTTTGGTATTACAGCGTGCAAGCACCTGAAAAGTAATGCCATCGCGATTGTCACTGAAAATACCGACGGTTCGTTTTGGCTTACAGGTGCCGGAATGGGACAGCCAAACCGTTTGGACAGCATGCGCCAATTAACAATGCCTCGCTTTGATATGAAAGAAGGAATCAAGATTGAAGAATCAGTTGTGATTTCGGATGCCTTCTTCCCATTCAGAGACAGCATTGAAGCCGCTAACGAATATGGTGTGAAATACATCGTAGAGCCGGGTGGCAGCATTCGTGACGAGGAAGTAATTGAAGCTTGCGATGAATTCGGTATCGCGATGCTGTTTACCGGTCGTCGTCACTTCAAACATTAA
- a CDS encoding rod shape-determining protein, with amino-acid sequence MGLFSFLTQEIAIDLGTANTIIIQNDKIVLDEPSVVTIDMKTEKLFAIGEKARQMEGRTPPNLKTIRPLRDGVIADFNAAEQMIRGMIKMINPKSRLFTPSLKMVVCIPSGSTEVEIRAVRDSSEHAGGREVYMIYEPMAAAIGIGLDVEAPEGNMIVDIGGGTTEIAVISLGGIVTNKSIRIAGDDLTADIMEYMRHQHNIKVGERTAEDIKINVGSALSQLEDPPNDYIVQGPNQMTALPIEVPVSYQEISHCLEKSISKIETAILSALELTPPELYSDIVTKGIYLAGGGALLRGLDKRLSEKINIPFHVAEDPLRAVARGTGIALKNVDKFSFLIR; translated from the coding sequence ATGGGATTGTTTTCATTTTTAACCCAGGAGATTGCGATTGACCTGGGGACTGCCAATACCATCATCATACAAAACGACAAAATCGTATTGGATGAGCCATCGGTCGTTACCATCGATATGAAAACGGAAAAGCTTTTTGCCATTGGTGAAAAAGCCCGTCAGATGGAAGGCCGTACGCCACCAAACCTGAAAACGATTCGCCCGTTGCGTGACGGTGTGATCGCCGACTTCAACGCTGCAGAGCAAATGATTCGCGGGATGATTAAAATGATCAACCCGAAATCGCGTTTGTTCACACCATCGTTAAAAATGGTTGTTTGTATTCCTTCAGGCTCAACTGAAGTTGAGATTCGTGCGGTGCGTGACTCTTCGGAGCATGCCGGCGGACGCGAGGTGTACATGATTTACGAACCAATGGCTGCTGCAATCGGTATCGGTCTGGACGTAGAAGCGCCAGAAGGAAACATGATTGTCGACATCGGTGGTGGTACAACCGAGATTGCCGTGATCTCGCTTGGCGGTATAGTAACCAACAAATCGATCCGTATTGCCGGTGATGACCTGACTGCGGACATCATGGAATACATGCGTCACCAACACAACATTAAAGTTGGGGAACGCACTGCCGAAGATATCAAAATCAACGTTGGATCAGCCTTGTCACAATTGGAAGACCCACCAAACGACTACATCGTTCAGGGGCCAAACCAAATGACAGCATTGCCAATCGAAGTTCCGGTTTCGTACCAGGAAATTTCACACTGTCTGGAAAAATCAATTTCGAAAATTGAAACCGCTATTCTGAGTGCATTGGAATTGACGCCTCCGGAGCTTTATTCAGACATTGTGACAAAGGGTATTTACCTGGCTGGTGGTGGTGCCTTGCTTCGTGGTTTGGACAAACGTTTATCCGAAAAAATTAATATTCCGTTCCACGTTGCCGAAGACCCATTGCGCGCAGTAGCCCGCGGTACCGGCATCGCACTTAAAAACGTTGATAAATTCTCTTTCCTGATCCGGTAA
- the mreC gene encoding rod shape-determining protein MreC, with the protein MRSLLRFLARNYFFLLFLLLEAVSIGLIVNYNNFQRVRFFNSSNSVTASIYEKFNAITSFFALQKTNAELADENARLRTQLEQYKQVFIPLDSMNIAEGKEEQELQTPDTTLRQFDFIPAKVVNNSFIKQYNYITINKGSNDGVAVDMGIIGPGGVVGIVTSVSKNYATGPTILNKRWSVSAKIKNSNYFGTLAWDGIDPHVARLNEIPFHVKMEVGDTIVTSGFSDVFPEGVPVGIIEKFDHASGRNFFDISVRLLTNFANLSYVEIAKNNHLEELIDLQKMNTNE; encoded by the coding sequence ATGAGAAGTTTGTTACGCTTTCTGGCGCGAAATTATTTCTTTTTATTGTTCCTGTTGCTCGAAGCAGTCAGTATTGGACTGATTGTGAACTACAACAACTTTCAACGCGTTCGCTTTTTCAACTCGAGCAACAGCGTCACAGCTTCGATCTACGAAAAGTTTAATGCTATTACAAGCTTTTTTGCACTGCAAAAAACCAATGCCGAACTGGCGGACGAAAATGCTCGTTTGCGCACGCAGCTTGAGCAATATAAACAGGTATTCATCCCGCTGGATTCGATGAATATTGCTGAAGGGAAAGAAGAGCAAGAACTGCAAACACCTGACACAACCTTACGCCAGTTTGATTTTATCCCGGCCAAGGTTGTCAACAACTCGTTTATCAAACAGTACAACTACATCACCATAAACAAAGGAAGTAATGATGGCGTTGCTGTTGATATGGGGATCATTGGTCCCGGTGGTGTTGTTGGAATTGTGACCAGCGTATCGAAAAACTACGCAACAGGCCCGACAATCCTAAACAAACGGTGGTCGGTTTCTGCTAAAATCAAAAACTCCAATTATTTCGGGACACTGGCCTGGGACGGTATCGATCCGCATGTTGCCCGGCTAAATGAAATTCCGTTTCACGTAAAGATGGAAGTTGGTGATACCATTGTTACCAGTGGATTCTCCGATGTATTTCCGGAAGGTGTTCCGGTTGGTATTATTGAAAAGTTCGATCATGCGAGCGGACGTAACTTCTTCGACATTTCGGTTCGCCTGCTGACGAATTTTGCCAACCTGAGTTACGTTGAAATTGCGAAAAACAACCATTTGGAAGAGTTGATTGACCTACAGAAGATGAATACAAATGAATAG
- a CDS encoding rod shape-determining protein MreD has product MNSGILKYIASWIILVLIQVLLLNHIQISGLINPYLYILFILTLPFGTPNYLLLLLGFLLGLNVDIFSNTIGIHAAATTFLAFIRPFVINLISSRDVLELNQAPRISELGFAWFFRYTVILVLAHHLFLFFIEVFTFHGFFYTLLRVLFSSALTIVLIIISQYITAKEK; this is encoded by the coding sequence ATGAATAGTGGCATACTCAAATATATCGCTTCGTGGATCATCCTCGTGCTGATCCAGGTTCTGCTGCTCAACCACATCCAAATCAGTGGTCTGATCAACCCGTATTTGTATATTCTTTTCATCCTGACCTTGCCTTTCGGCACACCAAATTATTTGTTGCTGCTACTTGGATTCTTGTTGGGATTGAATGTCGATATATTTTCAAATACAATCGGAATTCACGCAGCTGCCACGACCTTTCTGGCTTTTATTCGCCCGTTTGTGATTAACCTGATTTCTTCGCGCGACGTGCTCGAATTAAACCAGGCACCCCGCATCTCTGAACTGGGCTTCGCCTGGTTCTTCCGCTATACGGTTATCCTGGTTTTGGCGCATCACCTGTTCCTGTTTTTCATCGAAGTTTTTACCTTCCACGGATTTTTCTACACATTGCTCCGCGTTCTGTTTAGCTCGGCGTTGACGATTGTATTAATAATTATTAGTCAGTATATTACTGCAAAAGAAAAGTAG
- the mrdA gene encoding penicillin-binding protein 2 yields the protein MDKYAKRKYILGAIFVLVALIFIFRLFSLQVLDSSYKQYATKNVLRKVINYPARGLIYDRNGELLVYNKAAYDLLVTPREVSAFDTTQLCSILKIEKNVLVEELRKAKKYSRYKPSVIVKQLSPEMYAMLQEKLYKYPGFFVQTRTLREYAHPIAAHMLGYVGEVNQSQINKDPYYEQGDYIGITGIERAYEKELRGHKGVNFFLVDVHNRLKGAYNDGNSDTAAVLGNNLTTTIDAKLQAYCELLMQNKRGAVVAIEPKTGEILCFYSGPDYDANLLVGRERSKNYQMLLNDTLKPLTNRAISAAYSPGSTFKTLNALIALEEGAITENTSVTCYGKASSPIRCTHNHESPIRLQGGIRESCNPYFWNTFKSTINKYPTAEEGYNNWREHILSFGLGQTLGTEFYGESAGNIPQSSYYDRFFGKKRWNALTVRSLSIGQGEIIVTPLQMANMVSVIANRGYYIDPHIVKSVTDPENEVHPLEFARKDAMVHPEYFEPVIDGMLQVVDQTNTRYTAHVEGIEICGKTGTIQNSHGSDHSAFIAFAPKDNPQIAIAAYVENGVWGARYAAPIASLMIEKYLNDSIGAPNRIALEKKMIEANLLNPNQPK from the coding sequence GTGGATAAATACGCCAAACGAAAATATATACTGGGAGCCATCTTCGTCTTGGTGGCGTTAATCTTCATCTTCAGACTTTTTTCGCTGCAGGTACTCGACAGTTCCTACAAACAGTACGCGACCAAAAACGTATTGCGGAAGGTGATTAACTATCCGGCCCGCGGATTGATTTACGACCGTAACGGCGAATTATTGGTTTACAACAAAGCTGCCTACGACTTACTGGTTACCCCGCGTGAAGTCTCAGCTTTCGACACCACTCAGCTGTGTTCTATTCTGAAAATCGAAAAGAACGTCCTTGTCGAAGAACTGCGCAAAGCAAAAAAATACAGTCGTTACAAACCATCGGTTATTGTGAAGCAGCTATCGCCGGAGATGTACGCGATGCTGCAGGAAAAACTTTACAAATATCCCGGATTCTTCGTTCAGACACGTACTTTGCGCGAATACGCCCATCCGATTGCAGCTCACATGCTCGGTTATGTTGGTGAGGTAAATCAATCGCAAATCAACAAAGATCCTTATTACGAACAGGGTGACTACATTGGTATAACCGGGATTGAACGCGCCTACGAAAAAGAACTGCGCGGACACAAAGGCGTTAACTTCTTTTTAGTTGACGTACACAACCGCCTAAAAGGTGCCTACAATGATGGCAATAGTGATACAGCTGCCGTACTTGGCAACAACCTGACGACGACTATCGACGCCAAGCTGCAAGCCTACTGCGAGTTACTCATGCAGAACAAACGCGGTGCTGTCGTGGCTATTGAACCAAAAACCGGTGAAATTCTTTGCTTTTACAGTGGCCCCGACTACGATGCCAACTTGCTTGTTGGCCGCGAGCGAAGCAAGAATTACCAAATGTTGCTGAATGACACCCTGAAACCACTAACCAACCGGGCAATTTCTGCAGCTTATTCTCCGGGATCTACATTCAAAACCCTGAACGCCTTGATTGCTTTGGAAGAAGGAGCAATTACTGAAAATACTTCTGTTACCTGTTACGGGAAAGCGTCATCACCAATTCGCTGTACGCACAACCACGAGTCACCGATTCGTTTGCAAGGTGGTATCCGTGAATCCTGCAATCCTTATTTTTGGAATACATTCAAAAGTACAATCAATAAATATCCGACTGCAGAAGAAGGTTACAACAACTGGCGTGAACACATTCTGAGCTTCGGTCTGGGCCAGACTTTGGGGACTGAGTTTTACGGAGAATCAGCCGGAAACATTCCCCAATCGTCATATTACGATCGGTTTTTCGGCAAAAAGAGATGGAACGCGCTAACAGTTCGTTCACTTTCGATCGGCCAGGGGGAAATCATTGTTACACCTTTGCAAATGGCAAATATGGTTTCGGTTATCGCCAATCGTGGCTATTACATCGATCCCCATATTGTAAAATCGGTAACTGATCCGGAGAACGAAGTTCATCCACTCGAATTTGCCCGGAAAGATGCGATGGTTCATCCCGAATATTTTGAACCTGTCATTGACGGAATGCTACAAGTGGTTGACCAAACAAATACGCGCTACACTGCTCACGTGGAAGGAATTGAAATTTGTGGTAAAACCGGAACTATTCAAAACAGTCACGGTTCCGACCACTCGGCTTTCATCGCTTTTGCCCCGAAGGATAATCCGCAGATCGCAATTGCGGCATACGTTGAAAATGGAGTGTGGGGTGCGCGCTATGCCGCTCCGATTGCCAGCTTGATGATTGAAAAATATTTGAATGACTCGATTGGTGCACCCAACCGGATCGCCCTGGAGAAAAAGATGATCGAAGCAAACCTGTTAAATCCAAACCAACCGAAATAA
- the rodA gene encoding rod shape-determining protein RodA, translating into MASRNNIWANLDWLTIGIYVLLVFMGWINIYAAVFDEDHASILDMSQRYGKQLIWIIAAFVLAGVLILIDSKFYVSFAYPIYIVTILLLVAVLLIGSEVKGAKSWFQIGGFAFQPAEVSKLATALALAKFTSSYNFKIEKLQSILVIGAIICTPVALIFLQNDTGSALVFGVFAFVLYREGMSGVFLFMGLLVAIVFILTLVLQPLVTIAVITVLAILANYFVNQKFVEALKALGISASIFMILWLTNSLLKLEISSVRIALFSGIIATIIFAVYALRHRLTQLLIILVVYIGLMFLIFSVDYVFNNILEPHQRARIEELLGIKSDPLGVGYNVNQSKIAIGSGGMLGKGFLNGTQTKFNFVPEQSTDFIFCTVGEEWGFFGTTMVVLLFLGLLIRLVFLAERQRSVFSRVYGYSVACILFFHLAINVGMTIGLAPVIGIPLPFFSYGGSSLWSFTILLFIFLRLDASRMEKLSY; encoded by the coding sequence ATGGCAAGCAGAAACAACATATGGGCAAACCTTGACTGGCTGACGATTGGCATCTACGTGTTGTTGGTTTTTATGGGTTGGATTAATATTTACGCTGCTGTGTTCGATGAAGACCACGCCAGCATTTTGGACATGAGCCAGCGCTACGGTAAACAGTTGATCTGGATTATTGCTGCATTTGTTTTAGCCGGCGTGCTCATTCTTATCGACAGTAAGTTCTACGTCTCCTTTGCCTACCCGATTTATATTGTCACCATACTTTTACTGGTAGCTGTCTTGCTTATCGGGTCCGAAGTAAAAGGGGCCAAATCCTGGTTTCAGATTGGCGGCTTCGCCTTTCAGCCCGCCGAAGTCAGTAAACTGGCAACTGCCTTGGCCTTGGCAAAATTCACCAGTTCGTACAATTTTAAGATTGAAAAATTGCAGTCGATCCTCGTGATCGGGGCAATTATATGTACGCCTGTCGCGCTTATTTTCCTTCAAAACGACACCGGATCCGCCCTGGTATTCGGCGTATTTGCGTTTGTGCTTTACAGAGAAGGAATGTCGGGTGTTTTCCTTTTTATGGGTCTTTTAGTTGCCATTGTTTTCATCCTGACGTTAGTACTACAACCTCTTGTCACGATTGCGGTAATAACCGTTTTAGCGATATTGGCCAACTACTTCGTCAATCAGAAGTTTGTGGAAGCCCTGAAGGCACTCGGAATTTCGGCCAGTATATTCATGATTTTGTGGTTAACCAACTCGCTTCTTAAGCTTGAAATATCTTCCGTTCGCATTGCATTGTTCTCAGGGATCATCGCTACCATCATCTTTGCTGTTTATGCGTTGCGCCATCGATTAACCCAACTGCTGATAATTCTCGTAGTTTACATCGGGTTGATGTTTTTGATCTTCTCGGTCGACTACGTTTTCAATAATATTTTGGAACCTCACCAACGTGCCCGTATCGAAGAATTGTTGGGTATCAAGTCCGATCCGTTGGGCGTTGGCTACAACGTGAACCAATCCAAAATCGCTATTGGTTCCGGTGGAATGTTGGGTAAAGGTTTCCTCAACGGAACGCAGACTAAATTCAACTTTGTGCCGGAACAAAGTACCGACTTCATTTTCTGCACCGTTGGCGAAGAATGGGGTTTCTTCGGCACAACAATGGTTGTCCTTTTGTTCCTCGGCCTGCTCATCCGGCTGGTCTTCTTAGCGGAACGGCAACGCTCGGTTTTCAGCCGCGTGTATGGCTATAGCGTGGCCTGCATCCTGTTCTTCCACCTGGCAATCAACGTTGGGATGACCATCGGCTTGGCTCCGGTTATCGGTATTCCTCTCCCCTTCTTCAGTTACGGAGGATCTTCGCTCTGGTCGTTCACCATCCTGTTGTTTATTTTTCTGCGTTTGGACGCCAGCCGAATGGAGAAACTGAGCTACTAG
- a CDS encoding glycoside hydrolase family 97 protein → MKFLQSSFIMALLTCAHFISNAQAVTVSSPDEQIKVTIENTQKLSYSVDFNGREIINTSPLGFELKNEEDMTGNFTIQKQQTESVKETWKPVVKSKHAIVENNYNELTLELKEQSGSARRMDLIVRTYNDGIAFRYKLYRSEKIGNREITCEKTGFNIPGDPKSWIVEYGGYSTSNEAEYFERKLSYLTEQSIAGLPVLMDYGNNCWVAITEANIDNYAAFYIGTNGQTDELTTKLVPIPGEPENGVKVRFDDEICTPWRVVMIGETPGTLIESEIIQNLNEPCQIEDPSWIEPGKSAWDHWWSGEVKMEMPVIKEYIDFASEMGWKYMLVDWQWYGPFNSQEADITKWAPQLDMPEIISYAASKNVKIILWLYSTDVNRNSAYKEAFPLYHKWGVAGIKIDFMDRDDQQMVNWYHDIIRCAAANQLLVDFHGAYKPDGIIRTYPNMITREGVMGNEYYKFSDKMSPEHNVKLAFTRMLLGQMDYTPGGFLNVTREDFQQKTPTVVWNTRAAELAKFVIYESPLTVVCDHPKNILDQPGSDFLKVVPTVWDDTHFIGGYPGDYIALARQNAETWYIGVLNNSQAKEIVVKLDFIPKGTYEIEFWADSKKSDEIPTELVQKTQFVKSGDSINLKLAKNGGYVAIIKAK, encoded by the coding sequence ATGAAGTTTCTACAATCAAGCTTTATAATGGCGCTGTTAACATGCGCGCACTTCATCTCCAACGCACAGGCTGTGACAGTGAGTTCTCCCGATGAACAGATTAAAGTGACCATCGAAAATACTCAAAAGTTAAGTTACTCGGTCGACTTCAATGGACGGGAAATTATAAACACCTCTCCTTTAGGCTTCGAACTTAAGAACGAAGAAGACATGACGGGCAACTTCACGATTCAGAAGCAGCAAACGGAGTCTGTCAAAGAAACCTGGAAACCAGTGGTTAAATCAAAACACGCAATAGTTGAAAATAACTACAATGAACTGACTTTGGAACTGAAAGAGCAATCCGGAAGTGCGCGCCGAATGGATCTAATAGTGCGCACTTACAACGACGGAATTGCTTTTCGCTACAAATTATACCGCTCCGAAAAAATCGGAAATCGTGAGATCACCTGCGAAAAGACCGGATTCAATATTCCGGGTGATCCAAAATCCTGGATCGTTGAGTACGGTGGATACTCGACCTCGAATGAAGCCGAGTACTTCGAGCGAAAACTTAGCTACCTGACGGAACAGTCGATTGCCGGATTACCGGTATTGATGGACTACGGCAACAATTGTTGGGTCGCCATTACAGAAGCAAATATTGACAATTACGCTGCTTTTTACATCGGTACAAACGGGCAGACAGATGAGTTAACCACCAAGCTGGTTCCGATTCCGGGAGAACCGGAAAACGGCGTGAAAGTGCGGTTTGATGACGAAATCTGCACACCGTGGCGCGTGGTTATGATTGGAGAAACTCCCGGCACATTGATTGAATCCGAGATCATTCAAAATTTGAACGAGCCTTGTCAAATTGAAGATCCTTCGTGGATTGAACCCGGCAAAAGCGCCTGGGATCATTGGTGGAGCGGGGAAGTAAAAATGGAGATGCCGGTGATCAAAGAATACATTGATTTCGCATCGGAGATGGGCTGGAAATACATGCTGGTTGACTGGCAATGGTACGGCCCTTTTAATTCGCAGGAAGCCGACATTACGAAATGGGCTCCTCAACTGGATATGCCGGAAATTATCAGCTATGCCGCATCAAAAAATGTCAAAATTATCTTGTGGTTGTACTCCACCGACGTGAACCGAAATTCCGCCTATAAAGAGGCTTTCCCCTTGTATCACAAATGGGGAGTAGCTGGTATCAAGATCGACTTCATGGATCGGGACGACCAGCAGATGGTGAACTGGTACCACGATATTATCCGATGTGCTGCTGCAAACCAATTGCTGGTCGATTTCCATGGCGCGTACAAACCCGACGGCATCATCCGCACCTACCCCAACATGATTACCCGCGAGGGTGTGATGGGCAACGAATACTACAAATTCTCGGACAAAATGAGCCCGGAACACAATGTAAAACTTGCCTTCACCCGTATGTTACTTGGACAAATGGATTACACGCCCGGTGGATTTTTGAATGTAACCCGTGAGGATTTTCAGCAAAAAACGCCAACTGTTGTTTGGAATACACGTGCAGCTGAGCTGGCCAAATTTGTGATTTACGAAAGCCCGCTAACAGTTGTTTGCGACCATCCGAAGAACATTCTCGACCAACCCGGTTCCGATTTTCTGAAAGTTGTTCCGACCGTTTGGGATGATACGCATTTCATAGGTGGATATCCGGGCGATTACATCGCTTTGGCGCGGCAAAATGCAGAAACATGGTACATCGGAGTACTGAATAATAGCCAGGCCAAAGAGATTGTAGTGAAACTCGACTTTATACCAAAAGGAACTTACGAGATCGAGTTTTGGGCCGATTCAAAAAAATCGGACGAAATACCGACCGAACTAGTGCAGAAAACGCAATTCGTGAAAAGCGGCGATTCCATTAATCTAAAACTGGCCAAGAACGGCGGGTACGTAGCTATCATTAAAGCGAAATAA
- a CDS encoding BACON domain-containing protein encodes MDGLWDDIIKLSTKEVSLAATGGSATITTEGESWWVYGASLDDDIYYYDAVELDLSSAPYTLDEDQFSIERSDLTTIVVSMDANTTGAERTLIVYLEAGDYFDSIKVTQAAN; translated from the coding sequence GTGGATGGACTCTGGGATGACATTATTAAATTATCCACTAAAGAAGTTAGTTTGGCTGCTACCGGCGGCTCGGCGACAATTACAACAGAAGGAGAATCGTGGTGGGTGTATGGCGCTTCTCTTGATGACGACATTTATTATTATGACGCCGTAGAATTAGATCTCAGCTCTGCGCCATATACGTTAGACGAAGATCAGTTTTCGATTGAGCGCAGCGATTTGACGACGATCGTTGTGAGCATGGATGCCAATACCACAGGAGCCGAGCGGACATTAATTGTTTACCTGGAAGCCGGCGATTATTTTGATAGCATCAAAGTTACGCAGGCTGCAAATTGA
- a CDS encoding cupin domain-containing protein, with protein MEQIKKLAENKNFTAINIGRLADVKSYSLIHPKTGKEVKGKVFLKEPTLSSGTEISFTTIPPKTELGYFHLHYKDEETYIILSGAGYYQVDDDCFPIQEGSVIRVAPEGVRSLCNTSDVEMVYICVQSKKDSLEEYTTDDGERVSCEAKWRDL; from the coding sequence ATGGAGCAAATAAAGAAACTTGCAGAAAACAAGAATTTTACGGCAATAAATATTGGCCGGTTAGCAGATGTGAAATCCTACTCCCTGATCCATCCGAAAACGGGAAAAGAGGTGAAAGGAAAAGTATTTCTGAAAGAGCCGACGCTGTCCTCAGGGACTGAGATTTCGTTTACGACAATACCACCGAAAACCGAATTGGGCTATTTTCACCTTCATTATAAGGATGAAGAAACCTACATCATTTTGAGTGGGGCAGGTTATTACCAGGTCGACGACGATTGCTTCCCAATACAGGAGGGGAGTGTCATTCGGGTTGCACCGGAGGGAGTTCGAAGTTTATGTAATACTTCCGACGTGGAAATGGTGTACATCTGTGTGCAATCAAAAAAAGACTCGTTGGAAGAATATACGACCGACGATGGCGAGCGAGTGTCCTGTGAGGCAAAATGGAGAGATTTGTAG
- a CDS encoding cation diffusion facilitator family transporter, with protein MEKHQHESKTMWVVLLTAVTMVVEIIFGLTTKSMALLADGIHMGSHVLAIGLSWLAYVIVRRVNKSDSFSGNSDKILSLSGYSSGLMLLIFAIVILVEAVERFFTPVTIVYKEAILVAIIGLAVNIASAFLLHHDHDHSDHNIRAAYLHVIADALTSVSAILGLTAAMVWDIPFIDTIAAVLSSLVIVKWSVGLLKETGKSLLDMEEAEEHGHHGHHHHH; from the coding sequence ATGGAAAAACATCAACACGAAAGTAAAACCATGTGGGTGGTTTTGCTGACGGCAGTGACCATGGTCGTCGAAATTATTTTTGGATTAACTACAAAATCGATGGCTCTGCTGGCCGACGGCATCCACATGGGATCGCATGTATTGGCGATCGGGTTGAGTTGGCTGGCTTACGTGATTGTCCGGAGAGTTAACAAGAGCGATTCGTTTTCCGGAAACTCCGATAAAATTCTCTCACTTTCGGGCTACAGTAGTGGTTTAATGCTACTGATTTTTGCCATTGTAATCCTGGTTGAGGCTGTTGAGCGTTTTTTCACGCCGGTAACCATTGTTTACAAAGAAGCTATTCTGGTCGCAATTATCGGATTGGCGGTTAATATTGCCAGTGCTTTTCTGCTCCATCACGATCATGACCATTCGGATCACAACATTCGCGCGGCTTATTTGCATGTTATCGCCGACGCTCTGACCAGTGTATCCGCCATCTTGGGATTGACCGCAGCAATGGTCTGGGATATTCCCTTTATTGATACGATCGCGGCTGTTCTCAGTTCATTGGTCATCGTTAAATGGTCAGTTGGTTTGCTGAAGGAGACCGGCAAATCGTTACTCGATATGGAAGAGGCAGAAGAGCACGGACATCATGGACACCACCATCATCATTAG